In Bradyrhizobium sp. WD16, the genomic stretch CTTCGTCAGCGGTGCGATCGGCGACGCCGCTCTCGGCCTCGACGTGCTCAAAGGCGGCCGCGCCCATGAGGTGCTGGCCGATGCGCCGCAAGCGCGTGCCGAACTGATCGCCCGCTATCGCGTGCCGATGCCGCGCAACGCCCTGGCGGGGGCGGTGCGCGCCCATGCCAGCGCCGGCATGGACGTTTCGGACGGACTTGCCGGCGATCTCGCCAAGCTCTGCGCCGCCTCCGGGGTGTCGGCGCGGATCGAGGTCGACAAGGTCCCGCTGTCGCCAGCCGCGCGCACCGTGCGCGATCGTGGGGGTTGTGCGTTGCCGGCGCTGCTCGCCGGCGGCGACGACTATGAGATTTTGTGCACTGTTCCGGCGAATCGCGGCGCGGCTTTCCGGGCCGACGCTGCCGCGGCAGGCGTGCCGGTGACCGAGATCGGCGTCATCGTCGAGGGCGCAGGTGCACCGGAATTCCGCGGCGCGGACGGCGCGCCCCTGGTGCTGAAAAGCCTGTCCTACAGCCACTTCTAGTGTGGCGTCTCGCAATTGCCTATGCCCTTTGCGGTAAGCCCCTGTAGGCAATTGCGAGACATAAGCCACACTAGCACTTTGATTTTGCTAGTGTCCCTATGTCTCCGAATTACCGTGCGAGCGCGAGGCAAACGTAGCGGTAATTCGGAGACAGGACACTAGCGTGGTTTTCGATCTGACGCGCGTACGACGAGCTCGCTGCAATACTGATACGAGCGGCACGAGCCTCAGGCGCCCCCCCCCCGACCAATTGCCGAGAGAAATTCCCCCCTCCGAGCCCGGCGCCGCCCGTGCAGCGTTGCGCCCAAGTAACGATTTTGGCATTGTTCGCGCCAAATTAAGGCAGCACGTGCCTTTCGGCGCGGCATGCCTGGTTTTTCGGGGCGCTGGCCGAACGACGCTCGGTCACCACGGCGGCTCGGGGGAACAATTCGGGGAAACAACAGGATAGGCGTACGTCATGACAATTCTTGGGGCGATTGTGCTCGCCGGAGCGCTTTCCATCGTCTACGCGATCTGGGCAACCAGATCCGTGCTCAGCGCCGAT encodes the following:
- the thiL gene encoding thiamine-phosphate kinase, giving the protein MTASAEDELIARYFKPLATAPGALALVDDAALLALPAGDELVVTTDAIVEGVHYLPDDPPDSIARKALRVNLSDLAAKGADPAGFVLTMALRAPTDVWLAPFARALGEDAAAFSCPLLGGDTVATPGPMMVSITAFGRIAAGTMVRRDRARAGDRVFVSGAIGDAALGLDVLKGGRAHEVLADAPQARAELIARYRVPMPRNALAGAVRAHASAGMDVSDGLAGDLAKLCAASGVSARIEVDKVPLSPAARTVRDRGGCALPALLAGGDDYEILCTVPANRGAAFRADAAAAGVPVTEIGVIVEGAGAPEFRGADGAPLVLKSLSYSHF